CCGGGGCCAGGCATGCCCGGAGAAGAGAAAAAATAAATGATAAACATAAAATTGCCTTTAAAAATAAAATTCATATTCAATGTATTTTTTTGTTTTGCGATGTTTTTTTCATTGGCCTCATGCCAAGAAAAACAGCCAGAAGATACGAGTGTTCCAGGGGGATTGTCTGGTTTAAATCATACCAAGGTAGCGATTATTGCTTTTTATGTTGATGGTGAATGGGGGGGAATCTTCGTGCAATGGGCGGTGGGGGAAAACCGTGTGTTGTGTTTCTATGCCGCGAGAGTATCCCAAGGAAGGCCTTAAAGTAAAAGTGCGTTGGAATGCGACAGATACATTGGAAGAGCATTGGTTTGAAAAAGAAGTTTTAGTGGACCCTTATCCTGCGGGTGGAGGCAGTGTTTACGTGCATTTTTTACCTGAACAGCAAGTTAAAGTGATTGTAAGTAATCTTTATCCTGAGAATCCAGATTATCCGGGGCCTCATTTGCTAGGGGAGGAGAAATAATGACTACAAGTAATCTCGTTTTATTGCCCGCAAAATCAGGTTTAAGCCCTGCGGATCAATTAGCAAAGGCGTCAGCCTGTTCCATAGATAAGCCTCAATTAGCTTGCCAAAAAACGGTCAATGTAGGTATTTTTTTTGATGGTACTAATAATAATGACAAAAGAGATCGGCCTGAGAAAGGGCATTCAAATATTGCTAAGTTATTTTCTAGTTATTTAGATGACAAACAAAATGGCTATTTTGCATACTATATTCCAGGGGTTGGTACACCTTTTAAAGAAATTGGTGAGTTAACGGAAAGTAGTGATGGTAAAGCTTATGCAAAAGGTGGGGATTCAAGAATCGCTTGGGCTGTAATTCAGGTTTTAAATAGTGTGCGTCGTGCATTTGATGCTAAACGCCTATTGGAAGACGATGAAGCAAAAACTGCAATCAAAGACACAAATCAACTCGCCACAGTTTGGGCTATTTATAATACAAAAAGGCAGGCTTGGTTTAAAAAGCAGGTTAAAAAATTAGAAGAAGTGATTGCCAATAAAAAACCAAAAATCGTTCAATTAAATATTTCTGTGTTTGGTTTTTCGCGCGGTGCGGCAGAGGCGCGGGCGTTTTGTCATTGGCTGGTAGATTGCTGTGAAGGGAATGGCGCGTATTTGGCGGGTGTTCCAATAAAAATTCAATTCTTGGGTATTTTTGATACGGTGGCCTCGGTTGGTTTGGCGGATTCGTTTCCTATTCCTGTGCAAGGCTTAATGGATTGGGCGGATGGCACGATGGAAATCCTGCCGCAGGTGCAGCGCTGCGTGCATTATGTGGCCGCAAATGAAATTCGCGCTTCGTTTCCTTTGAGCTGCGCCCGTAATGGTAAAGCTTATCCCGCTAATGTGCTGGAGCAGGTTTATCCTGGCGCGCATTCAAATATTGGCGGGGGCTATGGGCCAGGCGAGCAGGGGCGTAGTAAGGCGGGAATTGAGCATTTACTGTCTAATATTCCCTTGTTGAATATGTACCGAGAGGCGGTGAAAGCAGGTGTACCACTTCTTCCTATTGCACAGTTAGATGCCTTGATTAAAAAAGACTTTGTAATTAGCGAGCCATTACGGCTTGCATTTAATGCCTATGTGAAATATAGCGCAATTAAGACGGCTAAAGTGGAGGATATGCTAGATGCGCATATGCGTTATTATCGGCGCTATAAGGCGCAAATTGGCAAGAATGAAAGCAAATTAACCGAGGTTAAAGATCAGGATAAGCTGGATTTAGATGAGGCAGCAAAGGATTTTGAAAAAGAGGCGGCAAAAATAAAAATAGAAGGGTTGCACTATATTCCCGATTATGATCCTAGCAGAATTAAAAATGATTATATTGATGTAGAAACAACTCTGCCTAATGATGTGCTTGATTTCTTTGTGCAATATGTACACGACTCACACGCTGGCTTTTATTTGGCGGGTGCGGTGACTAAATATGATAAAGAGATGGAGAAAAAAAGGATAAAGGACAAGGCGAGTGCCTTGAGTCTTGTGTATAAAAAATATTACCAGCCAAATAATGCCAAATCAGTAAATACGGGGTATGTTAATAAACATCAATTAAGTGAATATGAATATATTAATAATCAATTGACTAAATGGGAGAGAAAAGTATTGGCGAGTAGGATGGGCGAATTCCCATTAATGAGCGATCAGGATCAGTGGGATTTATTGCAGGGAATGGGCGTGGTTGTGCGTGCCAATACCGCGACGCGTAGAGAGGGAACGGGCTACTTTAGACGGCGTGTCGTTTTTGATAAAAGTTAACCTTTACAAATAATTTTTTTCCCCCAGTAAATGGCAGTATTAGGCGGCAATAATTGCCGAAGCCTTGTACTAATATAACTGGGGCCAGAACGAAATTAAATCCTACTATGCTTAAAGCTCTTAGAGCCAAAGCAAGCAAATTTAACTTTATTCTGGCCCCAATTATTCCTCTGACCCTTGTTATTCTCTAGTTATTTTATAAATCTCTAAACTTATATTTTTATCATAAATTTCTCTGGCCCTGTTATACGTTACATTTTTTAACTGGGGGTACTCATCAGTATACATATCACGAGCAAAATTCACCCAGTCGCTTTCATTATCACACTGGCCAGCCATATAATATATAAATTGTATCGCCTCCTCTTGATCCTCCGGAGGACGTGATGCTGGGTTCTGTTTAAACTCTGCTCGAGTTATTTCTGGATCTGCCGCCTGATTCATCCGCAGAAGAAATTCAGATGCTTTTTCAGTTGAAAGGCGGTGACCTTGTTTCTCAATAATATATGAAGTCCATTTATGTAAGTCTGAGGTTACATTTTGGAGACAAAAATTCTCGGAGTCTTGGTTTCTAGTAAGATAAGGTGTCATAAAATCATATAAACTCCCTTTTTCTTTAGTCTGGTTAACCATATCTTTAGGTGGTCGGCAGAAGCCCTTTGAATTCTGCGTAATTATTTTTCCGCTAGAAAAAGCGCCATCTGGCTGTAAATCAATATAGAAAGCAGCTAATTTAGTCATAGTTTCGTTAAACTGCTCACCTTGTAACGTTCTCATTCCTCCTCTTCCTGTTTCAACTATATCAACAAGACGTTCTATGATATTCATAACTTGTTTATTTTTCAAAGTCGAAGCATTTAACTGGGGCTGATTCGGTATTGCCGGAGAGGCCGGTTTGTTGGAAGATATAACTTTGTTGAAATGCCCTCTTAATAGTCTTGAATTTTTTCCCATTTCCACAGATGAGTTATAAACATTTTTTATCTTTGAAAACAATCCCTCTTTTTTTTTATCACTTTTAGGCACATGGCTTATTTGCGATGAGTGAGATGTTGATATTAAACTAGGTAGTTTCATTGGTGCTCCAGCTTGTATTTAATAAAAATTAACCTGATTATGTCTATTGCTCAGGTACCCTTGATTTGATAATCCGTAATCCGTAATCCGTAATCCGTAATAACTGGGGTCAGAGTAAAGTTAAACCCGTTTTCTTTGGCTCTAAGAGCATTAAGCATAGTAGGATTTAATTTTGTTCTGACTCCAGTCATTCCCTGACCCCAGTTATTCCAAACACGGTTAGAAGGCTAATCGCTCTGGAAGGAGAAGGTCGACAATCTAAACTAATCTGACAATCCGGCCCGAATCAAAATAGGACTGTCAGATCAGGTCTGAACTTCTACAATTTATGCAACAGCCCCCTCACTAGTGAACTTGTCAATACCGTTAGCTTACTGCCACAGAATTGCAATTTTCTCTAATCTGATCGGTCACCACCTCGAACTGTTTGAGCTTTTGAACGTGCTCATACACGTTCTTGCCGACCCAAATCGCCGCAGCTACACCTACACTTACCAATAGTGACGGGATGATGATAGGTGCCAGAGCCACGAGAACGGGCGTTGTTGCTGCTACGATTACGCCCGCAGTCAGCCCCGCCGCCATACCACCCCCGCCGAGTATGCGTAACCAATTCGGCTTGAATGCCTCTTTGAAGCCCTCGCGAAGTTTTTTTGAAAAGCTCTCCTTCTCAGGAGTCTTATCTAAAATTGTTTTATTCACCGTATTGATTTTATTGCTAAGCTCGGTTGGCACCCCATCGCTCCCCAGCCGTTCTTGATTTATAATCTTGATTTTGTCTTCTTTCAGCTGCTGAGATAATTTTAATAGTTTATCAGCTTGTTCAGTCGATATATTTATCGAACTCTTATGAATAGAACGTTGCCAGAATGATTTCTTGACTTGAGCCGGATTTAGCTTAGGCAGGTTATCGACTTTTGCCTGAAGCAAATTAAATACCGTCATATCATTAGCCAAGGTCTTTTCATGGATAGCTGTTTTTAATTGAGTTTGCGCCAGGGAGAATGCTTTTTCCAGATCCTGACTCGACTCACCAACATTGCTCTCCTTAACGAATTGCTTAATTTTATCTTCAGCATGAGCATAAAGATCACGTAGGCTCTTATTCAGCTTGACAACATTATCTGCGGTGCGTTCTAAACTTTTACCCTTGAAATATGTTTCAGCATCAAAACCCGCAACAGCTGCGGTTATATTCGTTAAGTATGTCTCTCCATAGCATTTCACTATGTTAGTGATGGCGCCTTGATGACTTTCTCTACAAATACTATCAATTTGACTTGATAGTGGATGTTCAGCTTTTAACCCACTAGGGAATATATTTTTTGCCCTTTGTGTTTTTTGAGCGTAACCCTCATGAGCTTTTTTGAAATCCTCATCGACGTTTGATTTTATTTTTTCGGCAACTGCTTTCCAGCCAAATGTCGAATTAAATTCATTTAACTGACTCTTCATGGTGGTTAAAAATTTGCCCCCCTCTTTGTCAACATCGCTTTCAAATCGTTCAATCCGGACGTCCGTTTGGATACCATGAAAAATACGCTGCAATTGTTCTTTTAAACTAACGTCCATCAAAGATAACGAATTTTCAGCGCTAAGCTTTTTTGTCTTAGATTGCGCCGCTCCGATCGCCTCATCTACTCTGCCATAATGCGCCACCAATTCTGACAAAGCGTCATTGGGCATTCTTTTGTCATGATTATCCAGATCTAGGTAGTATTCTAATACTTTGGTCGCCGTTTCTTGCTTCATCGCTACTACAGCTGATTTTCCCAGAGCATGCATAGCAGGATTTGCTGCTCGCAGGACAATCTTATCAATCTGTTCTCTAGGCAGAACATTCACCTTGGCATCGACGAAAGAGAAATTTTTAAACAATTTACCGAATGAACTTTTTTCCAAATCATGGCCGCGATTAACTCCATCCCATAATTCCTGCATTTGTTCAATTGTATTAAGTTTATCGTTCACCCAACGGATCTCAACTCCTTTTTCCCCTTGTTCTATCTTGATATATTTACTTACGGCCGGATCTTTAATATCCTGTTTTATCTTTTTGATATGGCTTGCAATTTGATTTTTTGCTTTAAAGGATTCACCATCATAGCGCAAATACTCATTTAATAATTGAAGGAAGGCGTCAGCCACTCCATCCTTCAAAGGCCTTTGTGACTCAGTACGCGAAATTGCATTTTCCGTAGAATTGGAGGAAGTAGATTCATTCACCGAAACGCGGTCTGCGAAAGGATTTAATACTTCAGGATAGCTAGATTCAACAGTTGCACTTTCCGCAAAATTGGAGGAATCAGATGCACCTTCCAAATCGGAGCCTCCGAAAGGATTGCCGTTTTTAGGATCGGGAGAACTGACGCTCAAGCTTGAAGTTGCATTTTCCGTAGAATTGGAGGAAGTAGACTCATTCACCGAAACGCGGTCTGCGAAAGGATTTAATACTTCAGGATAGCTAGATTCAACAGTTGCACTTTCCGCAAAATTGGAGGAATCAGACGCACCCTCCAAATCGTAGTCTCCGAAAGGATTGCCGTTTTTAGGATCGGGAGAATTGACGCTCAAGCTCGAAGTTGCATTTTCCGTAGAAGTAGACTCATTCACCGAAACGCGGTCTGCGAAAGGATTTAATTTTTCAGGGTAGAGAAAACTGCCTCTCAAGCTTGAAGGGACGTTCGATACTTCACTTGGTTGAGCTGGGACTAAATCCGAGAATTTAAAATTGTATATTTTTTTATAAAGGGTACTCGTGACATGATGCTGGCTTTTGAGTACACACAGCATATTGTCCAGATCCTGCTTCGTGGCTTGTTCGCCTACCCATTCAACCTTTTCCTTTCCATCCTTATTTCGCACTGTAATTAAAGAAGAAATTTCATTATTTTTTTGTATATCTTGTTTAAGTTTTTCACAATGCACCGGATTCTCTGCAATGTAGGCATTTAATTTAGCTATGAATTTGTTTGCACTCTCCGTATTTAGGCTCATTTTTGGGCTGGAACTGGCAAGAGTGGCGTTGTTGTTTTCTACTTTACGTATCATTTTAACGAGACGAGCACTAACCTTCGATCCTTTCGCAAATTGTTGCGGATGGAAAGCAATAAGTAAATTGTTCTGAGCTTTAATAGGATTAGGCATTATTCCATTCCTTTTTCATAGTTCAATAGATTACACAGCAATAATAACTGGGGTCAGAGTAAGGTTAAACCCGCTTTCTTTGGCCCTAAGACGCATTAATCATAGTAGGATTTAATTTTGTTCTGACTCCAGTTATTACCCTTACCCTACCTTATTACCCCAGTTATTCACAGTTATTCATATTCACATATTCACAATTAACACTATTCACAATTAATATTCTCATCCGCCATGACAATTAATAACCAATTGGTTAACTTTACCATTTTGACATAGAGTAATTCCGTTATGCTTAAATATCTTAATTCCATCGGCGTCGATACCATTAACTTTTTCTGATTGTGCAGATGTTTGACTACGAAAAGTAGATGTTAAAGTTAAAGCAGTGCATTAATAGATGGTATTTTAATATAAAATATAAAGCTTTATTATATTGGTTTCAGTATATATTTGACTTTCAAAAAACGATCTTTCATTCATCAATGGTAACCCTCCCTCAAAATGACTCTAGGTAGGTAAAAATAACTGGGGTTAGAGTAAGGTTAAACCCGCTTTCTTTGGCTCTAAGAGCATTATGCATAGTAGGATTTAATTTTGGTAGAGTAGAGAGCAGGTTTTCACCTGCCCTCCCTCATCAAACCGTGCATGCGATTTTCCCGCACACGGCTTTCCGATGTTCTTCACATCAAGCATGCGCTGATTTCCAACCTGCTGCTGTCGGTAATGAATACAAACCGTATCGCTCATTTAGCACCCGCCTTGGATAACGGAGCATGCTCGTTTTCCAATCGCTGACTTTGTGCCGTTTGCGAAGATGTATCCTTAGCCGTTCTTCTGAATGACGCTTCACTTTATAAAATTGCTTGGATGAATTCCGGTAATGGAAGTAACTCGACCAACCGCGTAATGCTTGATTTAAATCTCGCACCACCTCTTCAATTGGTCGCCATGTTTGGGTTCTTCCAGTAATTTCATTTAGTCGCGTCTTGATTTTCTCTACCGATTTAGCTGAGGCCTCAATATAGGGATAGCGAGTGCCTTTAGCGGATAGGTTCGTGCGCAAATCAAATCCCAGAAATAGAAATGACGCGGCTTTAGCATCAACAATTTTTGTCTTGCTTTCGTTAAGCGTCAATTCCAGCCGATCCAATATCCACTTCATATGCGCCAGCGGGCTTTGGGTCTCGCCACGGCAGAGCACTACAAAGTCATCGGCATACCGCACCAAGCTCGCTTGTAGTTTCTTCCCTATATTGTGGCGATGCCAGATTCTATCCAGTAGATGTAAGTAAAGGTTCGATAGCAACGGAGAAATCACCCCACCTTGCGGCGTGCCCTTGCGCTGCCCTTTTCCTCCACTGACCGTTGCCGCTTTTCCATTCTCACTTTTTCCAATAACCGGCGCTTTAAGCCATTGTTGAATCAAGGCCAGTACAGCCCCATCCACAATGCGCTCAGCTACCGTGGCCATCAGTTTAGCGTGAGGAATGCTGTCGAAATACTTCGACAAATCAGCATCGATGACCTGCGTTTTACCTTGCCACAAAGCTTCTGCAATGGCGTCTATTGCTTGATGTGCTGATTTCCTTGGGCGAAACCCATAGGAGTGCTCGCAAAAATCCGCCTCAAAGATAGGCTCCATCACCAGCTTGGTCGCCATCTGAACCACGCGATCTCGTATCGTCGGAATCCCGAGTGGACGCAAACTGCCATCCGCTTTGGGAATCATGACGCGCTTGATTGCCCCAGTCCGGTAGCTTTTATCTTGCAGTTCCTGACTAATTACCGACAAGTAGCAATCTACCCCTTCGCCGCTTTCTATGGCAGCAAAGTCAATCCCATCAACCCCAGGACTGCCCTTGTTTGCCTTGACCAGTCGCCACGCTAACTTGAGGATGTCAGCACAGTAAATCTTGTCGTAGAGTGCGTAGAAACGATAGTTTGGTTCCTGCTTGGCTTTGATGTACAGCTTCCTCTGTAGCGTCCTGATCTCATTCGGAGTGATTAGCAACATGGCAATCTCCTGATCCTCAGCTCTTCAGTTGCATGAACAAAGCAGGGTCCCTTCCCTCGACTGGGGTTATGTTGTCCCTCAATCTCAAACGGTACTATGAACCCCTCCGACTTCCATCACGATACGCACTGATTTCGTTTCCTTATACCTTGCGCTTGGCAGTCTCCCTGCCACCGTGATGGATCTCCAGCACTGGGTAATTTAACTTCCAAAACATACCGCCCCTGCTACCCCGACAGCTCGCGGATGTGGCTTCCATTGCCAACACATCAGCACAACGGCCTTCCCTATACAGAAACGAGGTCGGCAACTGCAATGTTAACGAGGCTACTTCTAGGTTCACTTTCGTTACGGTCTGCCTCTTTGTCGTAAAGAACTCACGACCCTTGATTACTCAAACGCCGCTCTTTCGTACTACCGAGGCGTATGGACAATTCCTCGGACGGGACTTTAACCCGCTAGCTAAATTACTGTTACTGCGAACTTCTGACCCCAGTTATTAAAACCGGTCTTTCCCTCGCTACGATCGCTTAAGTCCGACAGGCTGCTAGCGCATCAACGAACAGGGGTGAAGCTTGAGTTTCAGCTCGAACGAGTGGCGTTGCTCGAGCCTGTGGATGAATTTTTCTTATATTGGTCGAAGTGAGTTGTTTGGTTAATCAGATCATGGATGATGCCCCTCGCCAGAAACAAGGGCCAGCTACGCACCGGGGCATGATTGCCCGAAACTAAACACTTTTTAGGCGGCAATAATTGCCGAAGCCTTGTACTGAACCCTTCTCAAGCCCGCTGAATGCGGGCTTTTTGCTTGGCACGTTTCGTGCTTAATTTTATATGTGTAAACAGCGTATCTTATGGCTGGTGATGATTAAAACTGGAGTTTGGCTATGTTAGGTCGTTTGGACGATTACTTCCGCCCGCAAGAAACTGCGTTGTCATTACGCAGCCAGCGGCAAGAAGTGTTGGCTTCAAATATCGCCAATAACGATACGCCAGGGTATAAGGCACGCGATTTTGATTTCAAAAAATCGTTTGAAGCCGCTCTGCAAAAAAATCCAGTGAAGCCTTTAGCCGCAACCGATGCACGCCATCTACAGCCTAAAGACAGTGTTGACCCTTTATCTAAAGCCTTGCTCTACCGTAATCCACGTCAATCTGGCATTGATGGCAATACGGTGGATATGAATGCCGAAATGGCAGCGTTTACCGATAACGCAATCCGCTATCAGGCAGGGATTACTTTTATGCAGAAAAAAGTTGAAGGTCTGCGCTCCGCGCTGACGGGCCAATAAGAGAGCTAAATCATGTCTATGTTCAGAGTGTTTGATATTGCTTCAACCGCCATGCACGCACAGACCACGCGTTTAAACGCTGTGGCGTCCAATTTAGCCAATGCAGAATCCATTACCAGCTCTAATGGCCAGCCTTATCGCGCCAAGCAGGTGGTGTTTCAATCGGCTCAAATACCGGGCGGTGGTAAGGAATCAGTTGGGGTGCAAGTGGCTGGCGTGATCGAAGATCAAACACCGCCTAAACTGGTGTATGACCCAAAAAACAGCTTGGCTGATGCCAATGGCTATGTGGCCATGCCTAATGTGAATGTGGTGGAAGAAATGACCAATATGATTTCAGCTTCGCGCTCATATCAAACTAATGCAGATGTCATGAATACCGCCAAAACCTTGTTGCTACGCACCTTGGCTCTTGGCCAATAATCTAAAGGAGAATCATCATGGTTGCTCGTACAACGGTTAATTCAACGACGGATTATTCTGCGCTGAATCAAAAAGCGGGAACGGCCAAAGCATCAGCGGCCGATCAGCAGCAGGATCGATTCCTTAAGCTGCTGGTTAAGCAATTGCAAAGCCAAGACCCAATGAATCCAATGGATAACGCGGCAACCACGAGCCAGATGGCGCAGATCAGTAGCGTAACGGGGATTGAAAAGCTCAATACCACCATGCAAACCATGCTGGCGAGTTTTTCAGCCGCACAAAGCTTTCAAGCCGCAGCTTTAATTGGCAAAGAAGTGCTAACAGTGGGCAATAAAATGAAGTTTGACGGCACCAAGCCCGTTGATACACGGATTGATCTGCCATCTGGTGTCAGTCATATTAAAGTATCCATTATGGATAAAAACGGCCTTGTGGTGGATAACATCACCTTGCCCCAACAGCCAGCGGGTGCCGCGGCCGTGGCTTGGGATGGGAAGATGGATAATGGCGATAAAGCCCCAGCTGGCGATTATTTAATTTCTGCACGTGGCGTACAAGATGGCAAGGAAATTGCTTTAAATACTTTAACGTGGCAAACCGCTAGTAGCGTTGAGTTGGCAAAGACAGGTGTCAAAGTGATGTTGGCGGATCAGAGCAGCGTTGATTTTAGTGCGGTAAGGCAGATTCGCTAGTTCAAGGCATCTGCAGTAAACAATTTTTGAGGATACGGTTATGGGTTTCCAGCAGGGCTTGAGTGGTTTAAGTGCGTCGTCAAAAAGCCTAGACGCGATCGGTAATAATATTGCCAACTCTAGCACGGTCGGTTTTAAGCAATCGCGTTCAGAGTTTGCAGATATGTATGCCAATACATTCGCTAACTCATCGACTATCTCTGGGATGGGGGCGCGCACGGTTGCGGTGACTCAGCAATTTGGTCAGGGCAATCTCACCTCTACCAATAACCCGCTGGATATCGCTATTACTGGGAACGGTTATTTCCGCATGATGGATGGCGACTCTGTTAGTTACACGCGTAATGGCCAGTTTCAAGTCAATAAAGATGGTTTTATTGTGGGCAATACCGGCCAGAAACTCACTGGTTGGCCATTTGATATCAATGCCAATGCCTTGCAAAAGGGCGGTAATCCTGCGCCTTTACAATTGTCTGTAGGCAATATCGGCGCAAAAACCACCGGTTGGACAGAAGTCGTGGGTGGGGGGGTTAGTGCAGGGCTGCAGTTTGGGATGAATTTGGACGCAAGTCAGCTGCCTAAAGACAGAACCAATCCACTT
This genomic interval from Iodobacter fluviatilis contains the following:
- a CDS encoding flagellar hook assembly protein FlgD, with product MVARTTVNSTTDYSALNQKAGTAKASAADQQQDRFLKLLVKQLQSQDPMNPMDNAATTSQMAQISSVTGIEKLNTTMQTMLASFSAAQSFQAAALIGKEVLTVGNKMKFDGTKPVDTRIDLPSGVSHIKVSIMDKNGLVVDNITLPQQPAGAAAVAWDGKMDNGDKAPAGDYLISARGVQDGKEIALNTLTWQTASSVELAKTGVKVMLADQSSVDFSAVRQIR
- the flgC gene encoding flagellar basal body rod protein FlgC produces the protein MSMFRVFDIASTAMHAQTTRLNAVASNLANAESITSSNGQPYRAKQVVFQSAQIPGGGKESVGVQVAGVIEDQTPPKLVYDPKNSLADANGYVAMPNVNVVEEMTNMISASRSYQTNADVMNTAKTLLLRTLALGQ
- a CDS encoding phospholipase effector Tle1 domain-containing protein gives rise to the protein MTTSNLVLLPAKSGLSPADQLAKASACSIDKPQLACQKTVNVGIFFDGTNNNDKRDRPEKGHSNIAKLFSSYLDDKQNGYFAYYIPGVGTPFKEIGELTESSDGKAYAKGGDSRIAWAVIQVLNSVRRAFDAKRLLEDDEAKTAIKDTNQLATVWAIYNTKRQAWFKKQVKKLEEVIANKKPKIVQLNISVFGFSRGAAEARAFCHWLVDCCEGNGAYLAGVPIKIQFLGIFDTVASVGLADSFPIPVQGLMDWADGTMEILPQVQRCVHYVAANEIRASFPLSCARNGKAYPANVLEQVYPGAHSNIGGGYGPGEQGRSKAGIEHLLSNIPLLNMYREAVKAGVPLLPIAQLDALIKKDFVISEPLRLAFNAYVKYSAIKTAKVEDMLDAHMRYYRRYKAQIGKNESKLTEVKDQDKLDLDEAAKDFEKEAAKIKIEGLHYIPDYDPSRIKNDYIDVETTLPNDVLDFFVQYVHDSHAGFYLAGAVTKYDKEMEKKRIKDKASALSLVYKKYYQPNNAKSVNTGYVNKHQLSEYEYINNQLTKWERKVLASRMGEFPLMSDQDQWDLLQGMGVVVRANTATRREGTGYFRRRVVFDKS
- the flgB gene encoding flagellar basal body rod protein FlgB, with the protein product MLGRLDDYFRPQETALSLRSQRQEVLASNIANNDTPGYKARDFDFKKSFEAALQKNPVKPLAATDARHLQPKDSVDPLSKALLYRNPRQSGIDGNTVDMNAEMAAFTDNAIRYQAGITFMQKKVEGLRSALTGQ
- a CDS encoding DUF3304 domain-containing protein; translation: MPREYPKEGLKVKVRWNATDTLEEHWFEKEVLVDPYPAGGGSVYVHFLPEQQVKVIVSNLYPENPDYPGPHLLGEEK
- the ltrA gene encoding group II intron reverse transcriptase/maturase, which produces MLLITPNEIRTLQRKLYIKAKQEPNYRFYALYDKIYCADILKLAWRLVKANKGSPGVDGIDFAAIESGEGVDCYLSVISQELQDKSYRTGAIKRVMIPKADGSLRPLGIPTIRDRVVQMATKLVMEPIFEADFCEHSYGFRPRKSAHQAIDAIAEALWQGKTQVIDADLSKYFDSIPHAKLMATVAERIVDGAVLALIQQWLKAPVIGKSENGKAATVSGGKGQRKGTPQGGVISPLLSNLYLHLLDRIWHRHNIGKKLQASLVRYADDFVVLCRGETQSPLAHMKWILDRLELTLNESKTKIVDAKAASFLFLGFDLRTNLSAKGTRYPYIEASAKSVEKIKTRLNEITGRTQTWRPIEEVVRDLNQALRGWSSYFHYRNSSKQFYKVKRHSEERLRIHLRKRHKVSDWKTSMLRYPRRVLNERYGLYSLPTAAGWKSAHA